A portion of the Flavobacteriales bacterium genome contains these proteins:
- a CDS encoding thioredoxin family protein: MALLPSNMMPLGTQAPHFALTEVRTESIIDLNYLAIENGLVVMFICNHCPYVVHVADTLVNIAREFADKGITFVAINSNDAETYPEDSPEKMVEFANNNEFPFPYCFDENQEIAKAYDAACTPDIYFFNEDKKLIYRGQIDDSRPGNEAPKDGKDLREALDRHINGENQKNEQKPSTGCSIKWKN; this comes from the coding sequence ATGGCTCTTTTACCTTCTAATATGATGCCGCTTGGTACGCAGGCACCACATTTTGCACTAACAGAAGTACGTACCGAATCTATTATTGACCTCAACTATCTTGCTATAGAAAATGGTCTCGTTGTGATGTTTATCTGCAATCACTGTCCTTATGTGGTTCATGTGGCAGATACTTTAGTAAATATCGCAAGGGAGTTTGCAGATAAAGGAATCACCTTTGTGGCAATCAATTCTAATGATGCTGAGACATACCCCGAAGATTCCCCAGAAAAGATGGTGGAATTTGCAAATAATAACGAATTCCCTTTTCCTTATTGTTTTGACGAAAATCAGGAAATTGCAAAAGCTTACGATGCGGCTTGCACCCCAGATATTTACTTTTTTAACGAAGATAAAAAATTGATATACAGAGGTCAAATAGATGATTCTCGTCCTGGAAACGAAGCTCCAAAAGACGGAAAAGATTTACGAGAAGCACTCGATAGGCATATCAATGGTGAGAACCAAAAAAATGAGCAAAAGCCTAGTACTGGTTGTAGTATAAAGTGGAAAAACTAA